The Ochrobactrum sp. BTU1 region AACGCTTTCGTCGCAAGACATCGACCATTAAGGACAGGGATCATGCAAAACCAAACGCCTGTTCTGAATTCCGAACAACACCGCCTGGCCCGCAGAGACCGCAACTTGCGCATCATCATGCCAACGCTTGCGATCATCATCGCACTCGGCATTTGGGAAGGTCTGGTGCGCTATTATAATGTACCGCATTATTTGATCCCAGCTCCATCGCTCATCGGCGAAACGCTAATTAAAGACGGGCCATCGCTGATGACTTCGATGTGGTTCACGGTCAAGCTCACGCTGATTTCGTTACTCTGCGCGATTATCGGCGGCGTTCTGCTTGGCATGATCTTCGCGCTGTCCCGACCGATTGAAATGGCCTTCTTTCCGTTTGCCGTCATTCTTCAGGTAACACCGGTCATTGCCATTGCACCGCTGATCCTGATCTATGTGCGCGATACGTTTTCAGCCCTGCTGATCTGCGCATGGATCGTGGCCTTCTTCCCGATCCTGTCAAACACGGTTATCGGCCTGCGTAGCGCCGATCATAATTTACGCGATCTGTTCAAGCTCTATCGTGCCTCGCCGTGGCAGCGTCTGCGCTATCTGCTTGCACCAAGCGCCCTGCCTTATTTCATGGCAGCGCTCAAGATCGCTGGTGGGCTCTCGCTGATCGGTGCTGTGGTGGCAGAATTTGTTGCTGGCAGTGCTGGCCAAAGCACTGGCCTGGCCTCGCGTATTCTGGAATCGAGCTTCCGCAATGAAATCCCGCGCATGTTTGCTGCACTGTTCCTCGTTTCGCTGCTTGGTATTGTGATTTTCCTGATCACAAGCTGGCTGTCGCGCCTTGTGCTCGGACGCTGGCATGAAAGCGAGATCCGTCGTGAACGATAAGATTGGAAACGCTGATTTACTCAAAGGCGTCGTGATTGCAGGTCGCAGCGGATACTATGATATCAGCACCGATAGCGGACGCATTGCTTCACTGACGCCTTCGCAAGCAAAAGGCGGCGGCTTTATCACACCGCTTCTCGCTGATGTGCATGTGCATCTCGACAAGACATTCACCATCGGTCGCATTGCCGAGCGTGGCAGCGCCAAAGTTGAGTGTCTGTTCGATGCGATTGATCTGATGAATATCGACCGTGAGAGCTGGAACGCCGACGATATTCACGCCCGCGCCACACGTGGTCTTGAAGCAGCTTATGCGCAAGGCGTTGGTGCCATGCGAACTCATGTCGATTGGACCACACCTGATGTACCGACCGCCTGGCCGGTGCTGAACGAGCTGCGTCAGGAATGGCAAGACCGCATCGATTTTGAACTTGCAGCGCTTATCCATGGCGATATCGTGCTTGATAGCGCTGCTGCAATTGCCCAGCGCGTGGCAAAAGACGGCGGCGTTCTTGGCGCTTTCTTCTATCGCAATGCTGATCTTGACGCCAAAATCGAACATATGTTTCGTCTTGCCGTACAGCATGGTCTCAAGCTCGACTTTCACGTCGATGAAGGGCTTGAATTGGAAGCTGATGGATTCTCGCTGATTGTCGCTGCAACCAAGCGTCACAATATGGGACGCCGCGTTCTTTGCGGTCATGCCTGTTCGCTTTCGCTGCGTTCACCCGAGGAACTAAGCCGCATTCTTGATGCCGCTGCGGAAGCTGGAACAGCGCTTGTATCTCTGCCGACATCCAATCTCTATCTGCAAGACAGGCTAGGCGGAAAATCGCCGCGTCTTCGCGGTGTAGCACCATTGAAAGAAGCACGTCGTGCAGGCATTGACGCCATGCTTGGCTCCGACAACGTGTGCGACGCTTTCTATCCCTATGGCGATTATGATCCGCTTTCGGTTCTTCGCCTCGCAGCCCCGGTCTGCCACCTTGAGCCGGATGAATGGCTCGACAGCATCACCACCCTGTCCGCGCGTTTCATCGGAAGTGACCGCGTACAGGCACTGAACGAAGGCGGGAATGCGAATTTTATCTGGCATGACGCCACAGATATCAACGACCTCATCAGCCGTCCGCAGGCGCGTCGCGTCATCTGGCGCGATGGCAAAAAAACAAATCGGAGAACCCCATGAATTCTGCCGCACCACAGCGCGTCTATGACTGGGCCGCCTTTCGCGCCGATATCGAAGGTATCCGCATTTATGACGACCCCAAGCAGGTCGAACTGCGGTCCCGCGATTATTTCTGGTATAGCCCGATCCTGACTGAAGACATCGGCCATTATTTGGGCGATCTCGTCGTCATCCCGAAAGATCAGGATGAAGTGCGCCGCGTTGCAGCAGCAGCAGCAAAGCTTCGCATTCCGATAACTGTTCGCGGTGGCGGAACCGGCAATTATGGTCAGTGCGTTCCGCTCGAAGGCGGTGTCATTCTCGATATGACAAAGATCGACCGCATCATCGCAATCGAACCGGGTAAAGTTCGCGTTGAAGGCGGCGCACGTATTTCGCGCCTCGACGATGCTGTGCGCGAAAAGGGCCAGGAACTGTTGATGTATCCGTCGACCCGCCGCATCGCCACCATTGGCGGCTTTTTCTCAGGCGGTTCGGGCGGCATCGGTTCTCTGCGCCACGGCATGTTGCGTGACGATGGCAATGTCTATTCGGTCAAGGTTCTAACCGTTGAGCCAGAGCCTAAAATCATTGAGCTGACAGGCCGCGACATCCATAAGGTGCAGCATGCCTATGGCACCAATGGCATTATTCTAGAGCTCGAAATCGGCCTCACCAAAGCAACCGAATGGGTGCATACTGCGGCGCTTTTCGATAGTTATGAAGCAACGCTGAAATTCTGCCTCAAGGCGCTGGAAGAAAACCTAGATTGCTATCTGCTGACGACGGTAGACCGCCGCTTTGCTCGCTTCTACACTAAATTTGGTGATCTTTTCCCATCCGACAAAGATGCGGTTTTTGCGATGATTGCACCGGAAGAACTGGCTCGTTTCAAGCAATTGGCCACTGAGTTCGGCGGCAATGTATCCTTCTCAATGACCCTTGATGAGCTGCACAAAGCCGGTCTTCAGCCTGCATACGAATGCGGCTGGAACCACACCACCCTTCAGGCGCTGAAGGCAGAGCCGGGCTGGACCTATTTGCAGGTTGCCTATCCGCGTCCGTTCGACATCGATGTGGTTACACGCCAGATCGAACGCTACGGTGAAACGCAATATATGCATCATGAAATGGCGCGTCTGGAAGGCGAAGTTCAAATTTTTGCCCTACCACTTGTGCGCTTTGAAGGCCGTGAGGAGATGTATCGCCTGATCGAGGAGCTGGAGCAGGTTGACGGCTGCGATATTTACGATCCTCACGCCTATACGATCGAAGACGGCGGCATGAAGGAAATCGACAGCACGCAGATCGAATTCAAGAAGCAGGCCGATCCATATGGCCTGCTAAATCCAGGAAAAACCCGCGGCTGGACAGCCGACATGGCACTTTCAAACTGATAATAGGGGAACGAAACGAATGAAAAAAGCACTCTTTGCGGCAGTCGCCGCTTTCTCGATCGGCCTATCCGCGCAGATGGCCTATGCACTCGATAAGGTGACGCTCGGCACCAACTGGCTGGCGCAGGCTGGTCACGGTGGCTTTTATCAGGCTGTTGCAGATGGCACTTATGAGAAATATGGCCTCGATGTGAAGATCGAAATGGGCGGACCTCAGGTCAACAATCGCCCAATGCTCGCCGCTGGTCGTCTCGACTTTCTGCTGACCGGCAATCTGCTTTTGTCGTTCAACAATGTTGCCAATGACGTGCCAACAACGGTTGTTGCGGCTTTCTATCAGAAAGACCCGCAGGCGCTAATGGCGCATGAAGGCGAATACAAGGACTTCAAAGACCTCGTCAATGCACAGACAATCCTGATTTCCAAGGATGGTCAGTTCTCATTCTGGCCATGGTTGGTGAAAGATTTTGGCTTCAAGGACGAACAGCTCCGCCCTTATGGCTATAGCCTGGCGCAGTTCCTCGGCGACAAGAAGACTGTGCAACAGGCCTACGCCACAGCAGAACCGATCTATGCTGAGAAAGAAGGCGCGAAAGTCACAACCTTCCTGCTCGCAGATCAAGGTTATAGCACCTATGCAAACACCATCGAAACGCGTCAGGAACTGATCGAAAAGAACCCTGACCTTGTACAGCGTTTTGTGACCGCTTCCATCGAAGGCTGGACCAATTTCCTCTATGGCGACAACAGCAAGGCTTATGAGCTGATCCTCAAAGACAATGCTGATATGAGCAAGGAAACGCTCGATGCAGAGCTTGCACGTCTTAAGGACCTCAAGCTCATCGACAGTGGCGACACGCTGGAAAAGGGTATCGGCGCCATCGATATGAACCGCGTTAAGGAATTCTACGAACTGGCTCGTAAGTCCGGTATCTTAAGCGGTGATGAGCTGGAGATGGCCAAGGTTGCTACCGACGCCTTCGTAAACAAAGGCGCAGGTCTCGACATCAAGAAGCAACTGGGCCAATAAGCCTCTGATTTGAAGATAATGGCTGGCGGATATGACAACCGACAACGAGAATGACGATAATGAGCTGACCAGCCGAGACAAAGTTCTTGGCCGCAGGCGTCGCATTCAGGATGCTATTCGCACAGCCGCAATTGATGAGTTCGCAGAAAAAGGACTGGTGGGCGCGTCCACGCAGGGTATCGCTCAGCGCGCGGGTCTCACCAAGCCTCAACTCCACTACTATATCTCCAGCAAGGAAGAACTCTACGAGGATATCATCATCTTCATCCTCGACGAGTGGGAAGATATTTTCCTTGGGGCTAGTACCGAAGAAGAACCCGCGAAAGTTATCCGGCAATATATTCGGGCCAAGCTCCAATATAGCCAGAAAAACCCGAAGGCTTCCCGTCTTTTCACTACCGAAATTGCCAATGGCGCGCCCTATCTAAGCCGCCATTGGAAGAAGCACGTCGCTGCCACCCATAATGCGGTGAGGCTCATTCAATCATGGGTAGACGATGGTCGGATTAAACCAGTCGATCCTCTGCTTTTTCAAATGCATATATGGGCAGTCACCCAGCACTATGCAGATTTTGAAGCGCAGGTGCGTAGCATGATGTCGCTCAGTAAAGACGAGCCACTAGATCTTGATCGCTTAGAAAAAGAGGTTTCAACGCTTTTTCTGCGCGGCTGCGGCCTAGCTTGAAGCCCTGCTAAAATTATCCGATCATGGGCGAGATTAAAAACGATGTCGGGAAATAAAGAATTAGGTTGCATCCCGGAAGTAACGTGCGTTAAAGTTGTTGAAAGTTTTCGTAAGCCCGATCAGTCGATCCTAATCGGCATTTGATTTGGACAAGCATCGACCATCCCTTGGCGGGGGCGATGCATTAAGGAGCAGGTTCTTGGGGAGGAGCCTGCTCCTTTTCCATTTGGACAATGAGGCCAATCCCAGCGAAACAAAAGCCCCGGTTTTCCGGGGCTTTCTTTCACGTTGAAGCCATTCCAAAAACTGCAGATCAGTTTTCCGAAATAGATGCGCGTCAAAACACGCAATTCAGACGCTCATCTGAAAGCAAGCTTATTCAGCAAGCCATTCTTTAATTCGGTCCGGATTGTCTGCAATGTACTTGTCAACGGCCTTCTCGTAGGAAGTCTCCTGCGCATCAAACATTGCAGCTTCCAACTCGCCAATCGGAATGCTCATCTTCTCAAGGAGAGACGCAACCTTAGGGTTTTCTTCCTTGAAGCCCTTACGAGCCAAAGCATCGATGTGTTCAGCGCCACCGAGGGCACCTTGCGGATCCGCAATATAGCGCAGCTTATATTTGCCGAACATCCAGTGCGGGCTCCAAGACGTGGCGACGAACCAGCCATCCGAACGCGTTGCACGATCAACAGTAGTCAACATTGCAGCTTCACTCGAGATATTCAGCTTGTAATCAAGTCCGTATTTTTTAATTGCTTCGTCCGACAGGCGGGTCAGACCTGCACCCGGATCGATACCTTGGATTTCCCCCTTCAGTTTCTCACGAACTTCAGGCTTTTTCAGATCTTCAATCGAGCTGATCTCGCTTTCCGGGATATAGTCCGGAACAATCCAGCCAAGCTTTGCACCTTCATAAAGCGGACCAAGATTTTCAACCTTGTCTTCCACACGCTTGTAATAATCAGCATGGGTTTCAGGCAACCAGGCCATCATCATTGCATCAATATCGCCACGGCTTACGCCTTGATAAAGCGGTGCTACGTCGGTCTGAACCAGCTCAACCTTCTGACCAAGTTTGTCTTCAATCAGCTTGGCCGCGAGCTTGGTGACGAATTCTGCGTCAGACCAGGGAGCCCAGCCGATCTTCACTGTTTTTCCGTCCTGCGCGAATGCAGCTCCGGCAGACAAGCTTCCAGCTATTACTGCTGCAAGACCGAACTTTGTTAGCTTTCCCAACATGGCTTCTCCTTTGTGATTAACTGTCGTTCCCGTTTTATTTGTTTATGCTTCCTGCTTGCGGAACGCAGATGATGATGGCTCATCTGCCGTCTTTTTCATAAAGGACAGCCTTTTGAAGAAGCCCAACAAGCCCCCGGAATTTCTTTTGCCGAAGCTCTGTGTGATACGATCGAGGATAACGGCCAGAATGACCACTGCGAGTCCGCCTTCAAATCCCTTACCGACATCAAGACGTTGAATACCGGTCAAAACCGTATTGCCGAGGCCGCCTGCGCCAATCATCGATGCGATAACCACCATCGAAAGCGACAGCATGATGGTCTGGTTCATTCCAGCCATGATGGATGGCATGGCGTTGGGAAGTTGTACCTTAAACAGCAGCTGGCGCGAGGTGCAGCCAAAAGCGAGACCGGCTTCAACAAACTCAGCATGAACCTGACGGATACCGAGATTGGTGAGACGCACCACAGGCGGCATGGCGAAGATGACGGTTGCAATCGTGCCCGGCACAGCGCCGAGGCCAAAAAACATTGCTGCTGGAATGAGATAAACGAAGGCTGGCATCGTCTGCATCAAGTCAAGCACCGGACGAACCACCGATGCCACAGCATCGCTACGCGCCATTGCGATACCAAGGGGAATACCAATAACCACGGCAATAATCGTAGAGGCGAGCACAAGTGACAGGCTCTCCATCGTGCCGCTCCACAATCCCATATGGATGATGAGAGCGAGAGCAAATACTGTGAAAATTGCGAATTTCCATCCCACACGCCACAGCGCAAGCAGCGTGAGAATAGCAATGCCACCGAAAGGCGGAATTGCAAGAAGAGCATTTTGAATGCCATCGGTCACAAAACCGATTGTGGCTGCGATCATATCGAGCGCAGGCGTAAAATGATCAAGAATGTAGTTCACCACTACATCTGCCCATCCGCCGATACTAAAATTCAGATCCATGGTTTACCGTCCATTTCAGATCGAGTTACCTATGGCTGGACATTGTCCAAAACGGGTGTCCAATACGGGATCAAACCCGAATGCCTGAGAAAATATGAGCGCGCGGATCAGCCCGCGCGGCCGAGAGTCTCTAGCAAAGCCGATTTACTGATAGCGCCGAGATAGCGGTTATGCCGGTCGGTGACAGGGACAGGCCAAGGGCTTTCAGCCACACGCACCAAAAGACCGGAAAGTGGAGCATCGGCCTTTATCGCAGCCGCACCGTCCAACTGATCGCTCTCCGCCTTAAAGCTTCCACTTGCGAGCAAATCTCGTGTAACAACGCCACGGTAAATGTGATCTCCATCCAGCAACACACCGTAAGACTTGCCGCTCGCTTCAAGACGTTCAAGTGCCGAAGACAATTGCGTTGGATCGAAGACGATCAACTCGTCCTCACGCGCAACATCTGCTGCTGTGAAGACGCGTGAGACATCAACATTGCGGAAGAATGAGCGCACATAATCGTTGGCGGGCGCGGAGACGATTTCGTTCGGCGTTCCAACCTGAACGACCTTGCCGTGCTGCATGATGCAGATACGATCACCAATTCGCATGGCTTCATCGAGATCATGGCTCACGAAGATGATTGTGCGGCTGTGTTCTGCCTGAAGACGCTTTAGCTCATCCTGCATTTCGGTACGGATCAGTGGATCAAGTGCAGAGAAAGCCTCATCCATCAGCAAAATGGTCGGTTCGCTCGCAAGTGCTCTTGCAAGACCGACGCGCTGTTTCATGCCGCCGGATAGCTGATCAGGCATCGAGTTGGCGTATGGTTCGAGCCCAACAGCCGCTAACGCTTTGAGTGCTTTTTCGTGGCGCTCGGCCTCACCCATTCCCGCTACTTCAAGACCGAATGAAGCATTGTTCAAGACTGTACGGTTGGGAAGTAGAGCAAAGGACTGAAACACCATGCTCATGTCGCGGCGGCGAAGATCAATCAGTTCGCGCTTCGACATTTTAACAATATCCCGGCCATCGACTTCGATGGAACCTGCCGTTGGCTCTATCAGACGATTGAGCAGTCGCAGAAGCGTCGATTTACCTGAGCCAGATAGACCCATGATGACGAATACTTCGCCTTCTTTAATGTCGAAGGTCGCATCATCTACGCCGATTGTAGCACCAAGATCACTGTGAATCTGGGCTTTTGATTTGCCTGCATGCAATTCCTGCATTGCACGCTCTGGATCATCGCCAAAGACTTTAAAAACTCTATTCAAGCTTATCTTGGTCTTCGCAGGCGACTTCATACTTTCTTCCTTGTATAAAATACCATGCATTATGTTTAACCCCGCTGTGCTGACGGGTTTAATCTCCTTTTTAACATCATTATTTCTTCATTCATGCGCGAATTTGACATGCGCAACTTGCAGGCTTTGAATGACCCGCTGAGAATGATTAGCGATCGGTGTGATGTATTTATATAGGCCATTTCCCGACATGTCCACCCACAGTGACGGATTCATCTTGGCGCAACCCGTTCCCATAATTGTTTTTGATGAGTTGCACGACGAAATATACGAGCTGATCGACAGGTCCAATTGTGAGGACTAATCAACCGTTCTGTCATTAATAGTAATCCGGGGAAAGGCTTGTACACGAGCGAGCTGCGACAAATATGCAGTTAGCTGCGACATGAGACAATTTAGTATTCTCAGAATACAAATTAGGTTAATTACAGTAAATTTGTATGATTATACTTATGACTTATCTGGGGTCATTTGCCAGAAAAATGGGCAGGGATCAAGCGATCCTCACCCACAAATTTGAAATGAGTTAACCGCCCGAAATTAGCGATTAACCATATATCCAACGAAGCCCGTAATACGCCAGCGATCGTCATGGCGGCGGCAAAAATAAAGTGTTTGCCAGTTTAATTCGTCGTGGGTTCCATCTGCTTTTGCGATCGTTCCATGAAATTTTTTGCGCGCAATAGCGACATCGCCATTGATATCAATCACGTTGAGTCGCGTCGCACGAAAAATTCCGTCTGAAAGAGATTCGGCATATTCGGTTGCGGCACTTTCCGCTGCCTGACGCAGCCATTCATCGCGGTAAGCGGTAAGTGTCGGGAATGCGGCCTCCCATTTATCGGGATCAGATTCACCGTGAGCATGGATGCCTAAAAAGCGAGGCTCGTCAAAGTCATCGGCGACCAATTGCCAATTTTCAGTGACGAAAGCCTGGATATCGCGACGCACAAGCATTTCCCAGATTTGCTCGCGGTCCTTGTCCGCGACGAATGGATTGACGGCCCCTTCCAAATAATCCTCCTAATTACTTTAGTTTTCCACGCGCTGCCACCGGCAGTATATCAATGACATCGTCACCTGATATAAGGTGTACTTCGTCGAAAAGATTGGTGACGACGCAGACGTGATCAGGGATGACCCGAACCTTGTCGCCGATTTTCAAACCAGCCAGATCACCTTTGAGCGTGCCATGTTCCTCACTGAGGCCCGTTACCCTGGCTTCCGGTTTTCCGGCCAGCTCGCCAAAGTCGGCCAGTCCGAGCGTATCGCTTGAAAGTGACTTGGAGCCGGCATCAATGATTGCACGATCTTCAGTTGGATGGCTAACGATTGTCGACAGCACGGTAAACGCACAATCATCCAGCGTCGCAGCACCCTTTGCCACCTGATGCCGGTCGAAGTAGATATAGGTGCCCGGTCGATATTCTGTAATGACGCTTTGTGCCGGCGAACGCCACATATCGGGCGTGCCACCACTTGATATCGTCTCACATTGAATGCCATTTTCTGCGAGAAGATTGCGTGCTGTCAGAAGCCAATGCTCAGCCTGCTCGGCCTTGCCAGCGGCCGGATAGGTCATCAATCCACCGAACTTCAGGCCCTTGCTCTGCTCAATCTGGCGCGCAAGTTCGAGCGCTTGTTCAGGTGTTTGCACGCCACAGCGCCCCATGCCCGTATCACACTCAACCAGCACTTTGAGCGCGCGCCCTTCATTGTTAAAGCGCTTTGCCAACCCCTCAAGGCTTGTCGCATTATCGACGGTGACCGAAATTGTGATACGTTGATGAAGGGCATAAAGCCGCTCGAGCTTTTCCTTGCCCAAAATATTATAAGGCAGAAAGATATCGACAATGCCAGCATCGGCCATAACTTCGGCTTCGCCGATTTTCTGGCACGTGATTCCAACTGCGCCAGCCTCAAGCTGCCGCCTTGCAAAGAACGGCAGTTTATGGGTTTTGATATGCGGACGGAGCTTTACGCCGATAGCATCGGCGTGAGCTTGCGCCTTGGCAATATTGGCTTGAACCCGATTAACATCAATCAGAATTGCAGGCGTATCAATGTCACGAACGGTCGTAGGCCTTGTCATTCTTCAATCTCCCAGCGGCAAGCGTGGATCATCAATCTTGAGTGTGTTCAAACTGTGCTTGATGCGTCGCAGGCTCTCAAGCACTTTTGGTCCATGAATTTCAGCCGTGGCAGTCGCAATCATGTCAAGAATTGCCATAAGTGCGAACCGGGAAGATGTCGGCTTATAGAGATTTCCATCTTCATTGGGCTGAAACGGAATGACCGTGTTTGCCGCCTTTGCCAAATCAGATCCCGGCGCTGTGATAGCAATGGTTTCAGCACCATATTGTCGCGCGACCAGTATCGCCTCGACAACGGATCGGGCATAACCCGAGACTGAAAACGCGATGACCGTTGTTTCCCGCGTTGCAACAGCTGCATACATGCGCTGAAGTTGTCCATCCACCTGAGCCAGCACCGGAATGCCCAGCCGGAACAGGCGGTTCTGCAATTCCGTCGCCATCATCGATGAAATCCCGCCAGAACCTATGCACAGCACAGACCCGGAGCTGATTATCCGCTCAGCGATCTTCATAACAACAGACATATCGAGATTGTCGCTTGCGCGATGTATTGCAGCGACCGCAGCATCGGCGACGGCAGAAGCAATACGGGCTTCACGGATATCACGGGCCGGCGCCTCAGCTGTCAGATATTGGCCACCAATTGCCAGCGCCTGTGCGAGAAAAAACTTGAAATCACGAACGCCGTCGCAACCCAACGCGCGACAGAAGCGTGTTACAGTTGGCTCGCTGACCCCAGCACGTGCGGCAATTTCCGAGATTGCTGCCTTGGATGCATAGTCAGGATCAGACAACACCAATGCAGCCAGTCGTCGGTCGGATTTTGACCCGTCCTGTGCTGCGGCATGAAGCCTTGTAATGATGTCTGCAACCTTACTCATATGGGATTTATAGCGGCAAACCGCTTTCCTTATCGAAGAGATGAATATGTTCAGGCTTTGCCGTTACAAGGACTCGCTCTCCCGGTGCAAGGTGAATACGTTCGCGGAACACGGCTCTCACAGCCTCGCCCGCAATTTTTCCATAAACATGAGTTTCCGGCCCAGTGGGCTCGACTACTTCAATAGAGAGCGTCAACCCCTCAGCTTCCCTCGCAATGACGAAATTTTCAGGCCGCACACCCAATTCAACGCTGCGCCCAGCATTAGATTTTCCGGGTATGGCGATTTCTTCACCCTCGTTTGTGCGGAATTTTCCACCTTCGATCAGCTCACCCGGAATAAAGCTCATGGAAGGAGAACCGATAAAGCCTGCGACAAACTTGTTAGCGGGACGATCATAGAGATCGAGCGGCGCACCAATCTGCTGAATCTTGCCTTGATTCATCACAACGATACGGTCCGCCATTGTCATAGCTTCGATTTGATCGTGTGTGACATAGATGACCGTCGATTTCAGACGATGATGCAGCGCCTTAATCTCGGTACGCATCTGAACACGCAGCTGTGCATCGAGATTGGAAAGCGGCTCATCGAAAAGGAAAACCGATGGCTCACGCACAATCGCACGTCCCATGGCGACCCGCTGACGCTGCCCGCCGGAAAGCTGGCGCGGATAACGATCAAGATAGGAATGCAGATTGAGGATCGACGCGGCCTTATCCACTTTGGCTGCGGTGGTTGAACCATCTTCGCCGCGAATACGCGGACCAAAGCCGATGTTTTCGCGTGCCGTCATATGCGGAAAGAGCGCATAGGACTGAAACACCATTGCGATGTTGCGCTTTTGCGGCGGCAGATCATTGGCGCGCTGGCCGCCAATAATCAGATCACCACCCGAAATCGGCTCAAGCCCCGCGACCATGCGCAGAAGCGTGGATTTACCACAGCCAGACGGGCCGACGAGCACTAGAAACTCGCCATCCTCAATATCGAGATCAACCCGATCAAGAACATTCATCTGTCCGAAAGATTTGGTAATGCCACGCAGGGAAACATTTTTCATCACTCAGTTCCCGTTAAGAATATCATCGATAAATGGACGACAGCCGGCCATAAGTCCGGCATCGACCGGCAATATTGTGCCGGTTATGCCCGACGCTTTGTCGGATGCGAGGAAGGCAACCGCTTCTGCCACCTCATTAACTTTGACAATTCGCCCAAGCGGATAAAGTCGCTTGAGCTTGTCAAAAACGGCGGGGTCTTTCGCTATGCGATGATCCCAGGCTGACGTATGAATTGAACCGGGGCAAACCACATTGGCCCGTAAGCCGTTCTGCCCGTATTCAACTGCCAGCGCCCGCGCAAAGGCGTTGATTCCTGCTTTTGCAGCTGCATAGGCGGGGTTGCCGAAATGTGAAAGCGCGTTGACGGACGAGATGAACACGAATGTGCCATGGCCCCGCGCCGCCATTTTCTTGGCGATTGCGGTGGAAATTGCACTGACACCGGTCAGGTTGAGATCGATTTCGCGGTTGATGGCGGCCTGATCAAGCTCCTCGAAGGATTCCGAGCGCGTCCAGCCAGCATTATTGATGACGATATCCGGCACGCCATCGCTAGCCAGAATGTCATTTGCTGAATTTTCCAGCGCATTACGGTCCAGAAGATC contains the following coding sequences:
- a CDS encoding glycine betaine ABC transporter substrate-binding protein, which translates into the protein MLGKLTKFGLAAVIAGSLSAGAAFAQDGKTVKIGWAPWSDAEFVTKLAAKLIEDKLGQKVELVQTDVAPLYQGVSRGDIDAMMMAWLPETHADYYKRVEDKVENLGPLYEGAKLGWIVPDYIPESEISSIEDLKKPEVREKLKGEIQGIDPGAGLTRLSDEAIKKYGLDYKLNISSEAAMLTTVDRATRSDGWFVATSWSPHWMFGKYKLRYIADPQGALGGAEHIDALARKGFKEENPKVASLLEKMSIPIGELEAAMFDAQETSYEKAVDKYIADNPDRIKEWLAE
- a CDS encoding proline/glycine betaine ABC transporter permease, yielding MDLNFSIGGWADVVVNYILDHFTPALDMIAATIGFVTDGIQNALLAIPPFGGIAILTLLALWRVGWKFAIFTVFALALIIHMGLWSGTMESLSLVLASTIIAVVIGIPLGIAMARSDAVASVVRPVLDLMQTMPAFVYLIPAAMFFGLGAVPGTIATVIFAMPPVVRLTNLGIRQVHAEFVEAGLAFGCTSRQLLFKVQLPNAMPSIMAGMNQTIMLSLSMVVIASMIGAGGLGNTVLTGIQRLDVGKGFEGGLAVVILAVILDRITQSFGKRNSGGLLGFFKRLSFMKKTADEPSSSAFRKQEA
- a CDS encoding ABC transporter substrate-binding protein, which produces MKKALFAAVAAFSIGLSAQMAYALDKVTLGTNWLAQAGHGGFYQAVADGTYEKYGLDVKIEMGGPQVNNRPMLAAGRLDFLLTGNLLLSFNNVANDVPTTVVAAFYQKDPQALMAHEGEYKDFKDLVNAQTILISKDGQFSFWPWLVKDFGFKDEQLRPYGYSLAQFLGDKKTVQQAYATAEPIYAEKEGAKVTTFLLADQGYSTYANTIETRQELIEKNPDLVQRFVTASIEGWTNFLYGDNSKAYELILKDNADMSKETLDAELARLKDLKLIDSGDTLEKGIGAIDMNRVKEFYELARKSGILSGDELEMAKVATDAFVNKGAGLDIKKQLGQ
- a CDS encoding amidohydrolase family protein, with translation MKARSVVNDKIGNADLLKGVVIAGRSGYYDISTDSGRIASLTPSQAKGGGFITPLLADVHVHLDKTFTIGRIAERGSAKVECLFDAIDLMNIDRESWNADDIHARATRGLEAAYAQGVGAMRTHVDWTTPDVPTAWPVLNELRQEWQDRIDFELAALIHGDIVLDSAAAIAQRVAKDGGVLGAFFYRNADLDAKIEHMFRLAVQHGLKLDFHVDEGLELEADGFSLIVAATKRHNMGRRVLCGHACSLSLRSPEELSRILDAAAEAGTALVSLPTSNLYLQDRLGGKSPRLRGVAPLKEARRAGIDAMLGSDNVCDAFYPYGDYDPLSVLRLAAPVCHLEPDEWLDSITTLSARFIGSDRVQALNEGGNANFIWHDATDINDLISRPQARRVIWRDGKKTNRRTP
- a CDS encoding TetR family transcriptional regulator C-terminal domain-containing protein codes for the protein MTTDNENDDNELTSRDKVLGRRRRIQDAIRTAAIDEFAEKGLVGASTQGIAQRAGLTKPQLHYYISSKEELYEDIIIFILDEWEDIFLGASTEEEPAKVIRQYIRAKLQYSQKNPKASRLFTTEIANGAPYLSRHWKKHVAATHNAVRLIQSWVDDGRIKPVDPLLFQMHIWAVTQHYADFEAQVRSMMSLSKDEPLDLDRLEKEVSTLFLRGCGLA
- a CDS encoding ABC transporter permease; the encoded protein is MQNQTPVLNSEQHRLARRDRNLRIIMPTLAIIIALGIWEGLVRYYNVPHYLIPAPSLIGETLIKDGPSLMTSMWFTVKLTLISLLCAIIGGVLLGMIFALSRPIEMAFFPFAVILQVTPVIAIAPLILIYVRDTFSALLICAWIVAFFPILSNTVIGLRSADHNLRDLFKLYRASPWQRLRYLLAPSALPYFMAALKIAGGLSLIGAVVAEFVAGSAGQSTGLASRILESSFRNEIPRMFAALFLVSLLGIVIFLITSWLSRLVLGRWHESEIRRER
- a CDS encoding FAD-binding oxidoreductase, which gives rise to MNSAAPQRVYDWAAFRADIEGIRIYDDPKQVELRSRDYFWYSPILTEDIGHYLGDLVVIPKDQDEVRRVAAAAAKLRIPITVRGGGTGNYGQCVPLEGGVILDMTKIDRIIAIEPGKVRVEGGARISRLDDAVREKGQELLMYPSTRRIATIGGFFSGGSGGIGSLRHGMLRDDGNVYSVKVLTVEPEPKIIELTGRDIHKVQHAYGTNGIILELEIGLTKATEWVHTAALFDSYEATLKFCLKALEENLDCYLLTTVDRRFARFYTKFGDLFPSDKDAVFAMIAPEELARFKQLATEFGGNVSFSMTLDELHKAGLQPAYECGWNHTTLQALKAEPGWTYLQVAYPRPFDIDVVTRQIERYGETQYMHHEMARLEGEVQIFALPLVRFEGREEMYRLIEELEQVDGCDIYDPHAYTIEDGGMKEIDSTQIEFKKQADPYGLLNPGKTRGWTADMALSN